A segment of the Canis lupus dingo isolate Sandy chromosome 15, ASM325472v2, whole genome shotgun sequence genome:
GAGCCAGGCTGCTCACGGGAAGCCTGATGGTCACCCTGGGAAAATGGGGATGCTCAGTCCCATTTTTCGGAGGAGGAAAACTGAGCCTCGGAGAAGGCCCTCCCTCGGCACACGGCTGGGAAGTGAAGGAGCTAGAACCCATTCTAGCCCTTACTCCCCAGCCCCGTTCTCGGCCAGAGCAGCGGCCTGGGTGTTGGGCGTCGGGCGGGTGCGGACGCCCcggggcaggctggcaggctgcaGCCCGGCCCCACGCGCCGACACGTGTCTCTCAGGACGGAgacttctccttccctctggagTCCGTGAAGAAGCTCAAGGCCCTCGGGGAGCTCCAGGAGCGCAGCATGCGGAGCGGCAGGAAGCGTGGCGGCCCCGCGCTCCCCGGAGCCTGCAGCCACCTCCAGTTTCCCGAAGAGCTCAGGCcgctctgcaaggagcccaacgcccCGGAGATCCTCGGCAGGCTGGGTgagcgcgggcggggggcggggcggagctcCCTGATTGGCCGCCCTGAGGGGGGCGCGCTCTGATTGGCGGGCCCGACGGACCTGCCGGAGGCCGTCCCGGGTTGTGATTGGCGGAGCTTACTTCGGCGCTCCTCGCTGCGCCCGGTGATTGGCCGGCACTGCGCGGCCTCAGCGCtccgggcggggggggcgggccTGGGTCctcccggggtcccgggggcgGCCGTCCAGGCCCCGGCGCGCGGGGAGCGGGGCTCTGACCCCCTCGGCGCCGCG
Coding sequences within it:
- the GUCA2A gene encoding guanylin, producing the protein MNTFLLSALCLLGAWAVLAEGVTVQDGDFSFPLESVKKLKALGELQERSMRSGRKRGGPALPGACSHLQFPEELRPLCKEPNAPEILGRLASIAQDPRSCEICAFAACAGC